The region GGATTTTCCTTCATTTGAATTTAGTATCGGAAACTAAGCCCTAAGTATCAAGATGGAAACTCGCGGAGAAACGACAGTTCAACGGGGAAACGGCAAAGGAATCCTACCGCCTAGACCCGCATTATTCGGTGTTTTGAACATAACTACCGACTCTTTTTCGGATGGGGGAAAATACCTGGATTCCGGGCTTGCCTTGGATAAAGCCAGATCTCTTATAGTTGAAGGAGCTGACGTGATCGACATAGGAGCCCAGTCCTCGAATACGGCTGCGGGGCTCGTGGATCCGGACCTGGAGTGGGCAAGAATGGAGACTCTAATCCGAGCGCTCAAAAAAGAAGGAATCCCTATCTCTATCGATAGCTTCAAGCCTTCCGTGATTCGTAGAGCCTTGGACTCCGGCGTGGATTATATCAATCATATCAAAGGTTTTACCGATCCGGAGAGTCTGGAACTCGTTCGAAGAGCTTCCGATAAATCCGTAAAATTCATCGCGATGTACTCCCAAGATCACGGAGATAAGGCCAATGAAAATTCTCCCCTAACTCCTGAAACTGTTATCGAAAAAGTTTTGGAATTCTTCCGAGAACGTCGGCAGGCCTTTGCAGAATACGGTATTTCAGGAGATCGTTTGATCTTGGATCCTGGAATGGGCTTTTTTTTGAGTCCGGATTATAGAGTAAGCTTCAGCGTAATTTCTTCGATCAAGGACGTCTTGAACGAGTTTCCGAATCTGATGGTTTCCGTTACTAAGAAATCTTTTTTAGGAAACGGACTAGGAGGTCTTTCGGTAGAAGAGAGAGAAATTCCGACTGCGGTTTCGGAGTTATTTCTTTGGCTGCAAGGCGTTCCGTTTCTTCGGACTCATTCTCCTAGCTCCTTTTTAAAAGCAATGCGCACCTGGGAATTATCCAACGGAAAATATTAATGTCCCCAAA is a window of Leptospira wolffii serovar Khorat str. Khorat-H2 DNA encoding:
- the folP gene encoding dihydropteroate synthase, producing METRGETTVQRGNGKGILPPRPALFGVLNITTDSFSDGGKYLDSGLALDKARSLIVEGADVIDIGAQSSNTAAGLVDPDLEWARMETLIRALKKEGIPISIDSFKPSVIRRALDSGVDYINHIKGFTDPESLELVRRASDKSVKFIAMYSQDHGDKANENSPLTPETVIEKVLEFFRERRQAFAEYGISGDRLILDPGMGFFLSPDYRVSFSVISSIKDVLNEFPNLMVSVTKKSFLGNGLGGLSVEEREIPTAVSELFLWLQGVPFLRTHSPSSFLKAMRTWELSNGKY